TTCGAGAACGATCCGAGCAGCACGGCCTTGTCGCCCAGCTCATGGCGCATCGAAGGCCTGGCCGTCCCCTCGAAACGCAATTCCCGATACGGGTCATCCTCGATCAGGAACGTGCCATGCTGCTTGACGATCTCGGCCAGCGCGCGTCGCTTCTCGACCGAGTAGCTGATGCCCGAGGGGTTCTGAAAGTTGATCACGGTGTGGAAGAACCGCACGCGCTGCGTCTTCAGCACGTCCGCCAGCCGGTCGATGTCCACGCCGTCGTCCAGTAGCGGCACGGGGTGAAACTGCGGCTGGTATACCGAGAACGCCTGGATCGCGCCGAGATAGCCGGGCCGCTCGATCGCGACAGCGTCCTGGCGGTCGATGAAGACCTTCCCGACCAGGTCCAGCGCCTGCTGCGAGCCGTTCGTGATCAGGATCTCGTCGGGCGAGACGTCCAGACCGTCGGTCTTGCGGTACCGCTGGGCGACGTACTCCCGCAAGGGTGCGTACCCCTCCGTCGTACCATACTGAAGGGCCGACCCATCCGCTCGCGTCAGGACGTCCGCGGCGGCCTCGGCGATGCCCTGGACGGGGAAGAAACGCGGGTTCGGCAGGCCCCCCGCAAACGAGATTACATTGGGGTCCTGCGTGACCTTCAGGATTTCGCGGACGAACGACTTGGGGATCGTACCCATCCTCGGTGCATACGGCGACGTCATCATGGTTCCTCTCGATCTGAGACAACAGGATTTAGCGTTTCCTTCTCTGATGGTTCTCGCAGTTCCTTTCCCATGAACGCGACGACGAACGGCAGGTGATCGAACTGCCTGGTCCCCGTCAGCACGAAGCCGAACCGGCGGTACCATTCCTTGAGCGGCTCATCCTCGGCGATGATGCCGATTCCGACACGCTCCAGTCCCATCGATTCGGCCCGGGCCAGTACGTGGCGCACCAGCGCGCTGCCAAACCCTTTCGACCGATGCTCCGGCAGCACCGCCAGGCGCTCCAGATAGCCGATCTCCGGCCGGGCCTTCTCCAGGGCCACGCACCCGCAGACCTCGGCGCCCTCTTCGAGGAAGTAGTACTGCACGCCTCGTTCGAGGTCGGCCTTGACACGGTCCTCGGTGTAGAAGGCCGGGCTCTTGGGACAGTTCTCTTCCGTCAGGCCAAATCGCTGGGCGACGGTGACACAGGCGCGCCGCAGGAGGCTCGTTACCATCGGGATGTCTTCCACGCAGGCGGGTCGGATCGTCATGGTTCGTCTCCTCAGACTCCTGTCACTCGGCTTCTTCGCTCCAGCAGGACGACGTCGCGCCAGAGGCCGTTCATCCGGCCGATCCGCTCCCGGATACCGACGGTTCGAAAGCCGCACTGTCGGTGCAGCGCCAGGCTCGCGGTGTTCTCCGGAAAGATGCCCGCCTGGAGCATCCAGATGCCGGCCCGCTCCGAGTCTCCAATCGCCGCGTCGAGAAGGGTTCTTCCGACCCCCCGGCCGCGTGCGGATGCCTTGACGTAGACGCTGACCTCCGCCACTCCCTCGTAGACGCGGCGCCGCGAGACGGTTCCGAGCGCGATCCATCCAACCACCACGTCACCGGACCTGGCCACAAGGCGGCAGTTCGGCAGGTGCGTCTGGTCGAACTGTTCCCACGTCGGGACGGTGTCCTCGAATGTGGCGTTGCCGGTGGCGATGCCCTCTCGCAGGATCAGGACCACTTCCGGCCAACTGGAATCGTTCATCGTTTCCACCGCGATTTCCATCTTCTCACCTTTCAGCAACATTCCGGTCGGGCCGGGGACCGATTCTTCGGTCGATACGATAGGCCCTGAAGGTGCCGTTCGCCAATGCACATGGCTCATTACACCATGGGTTCCCTGTAGGCAACGAGAACCTCTCGGGGTTGCTCGCCGATCGGACAGGTCCGCAGGCATCGCTCGCATTCGAATACATACGGCACGTTCCCCAGCGAAGCCCGGGCCGTTCGCATTCCGTCTCTGCATCGCAGGCCGTCAAAATCATCCTTCATGATCGCGCCGGACGGACAGGCGCGCACGCACCGACCGCAGTGGTTGCAGACCTCCCGGACCACAGGCGGCTCGAACTCGACGTGGGCGTCGGTTAACACGACTCGCAGGTGAATCCAGGGGCCCCAGTCCGCATTGATGAAGAGAAAGCTGTCGCCCAGTTGCCCCAGTCCCGTTCGAGTCGCCAGCGTCTTGAACATGACGCCGCATGCTCCCGGATAGGGAAGCAGCACGCCAGCGTGTCCCTCGATGTCCAGTCTATGGCATATCCTTTCGGCCGTCAGCCGGGCGTGCAGATCGGCCGAACAGGTCTCGCCAAGGGGCTCGGCCGGTGAGGCGAACCAGACCCACTCCAACGAATGCGTCACGTGATGCGCCACCACGATCACCGTCTGCACGTCGGGGAGAAAGGCTCTGAGGGCTTCTCTCTCCTCGGTGCCATATCGGTCGATCGATGCGAAGCCGAGCCGACAGCACTCGGCCGCCAGCACCGCCAGATCACCATGTCTCATTGCAGTCTCCGGGCATTGTCCATGCTGCCATTTCCATTTTCTTCACGCACGACTACCGGCCTTTGCTGGTGCACAGGTAAGCCGCCAGGAATCCGTTCCGGTAGTCCGCCGTTTCCACGCGGAACCCGGCCCTTTCGAGAAGGCCCTCTATGATCCAGTCCCACGTGCTGTACTCTTCGCGGATGTGTGTCTCGGACTCGTTCCGTCCGCCGGGGCCCATCTGCTCACGGGTTTCGCCGATGAATCGGTCGATGTGGCGCTCGTATTCGGCGACGCCAAACGAGAAGACCACGTCGAACAGAAAGAGCCGGCCGCCGGGCTTGAGTATCGACGCCAGACGCCGCAGTCCGACCTGTTTCCAGAAATCGGGCAGGTGGTGCAGCACGGCTACCGAACTGATCGCATCGACCGGCTCGGCCCCGTGGTCGTAGGTCAGAAAGCCGCCGTGGTGGAACTCGATGTTGTCGATGCCCGCCTTGCGTGCCTTCCTGCGGGCGCGGCGGAGCATGGCCTTCGAGGCGTCCACTGCGTACACTCTGGCGCAATGTGACGCCGCGTGCAGGGCGAAGGCCCCGGTGCCGCAGCCCATGTCGATCACCGTGGCCGAGTCGTCCAGTTGCAGGCGGGCGACGATCTCCTCGGCTTCCTGCCGATAGTCTCTGAACCGCCCGTGGGTCGCGTCGTACGACCGCGCAAGGGTTGGGCTGTTGTAGTTGACGCCGCAGGGCTTCATCTCATTGTACAGCCACGCGGGCCGGCGGCCGGCCTCGCGATCTTCGGCATCGCGTCGGCAGAACTCGATATCCATTTCTCTGACCCCGATCATCGGACAAACCTCTCACGTCCTCGCAGAACCTCTCATTCTGCTGGCTTGCGTATAACGAAAAAAGCCTTTCAGGGGCCGGTGCTCCCTGAAAGGCTTCGCTGGTTGATTCACAATCCAAAGGAATCCTTCTCAGGCAGCGCCCTCCAGAAAGCACATGGGCTTGGCTACAATGACGGGCGTCGTCATCGTCGCAGCGACGGGGCGCGCGGGGAGACACAGCCGGGCCACTGGGTGGCTGCTGAACTGCCTGGCGGTGTCTTTCCTGAGATGGATCATGCTCATAATCTCGTCAAGAACAGGAACAACCGTCGAATTTATAGATATGGTCCATCCGAGTCAAGGGTAATTTACAGAAAAGAAGGAGAAAAAACACAGAATTCTCAGGCCGGTGAGGTCCATCCGCTATGTGAGGAAGCGCAGAAGGACGTCCTGGAAGTACGCCCGACCGCGTTCGAGGTCGACCACCGCGATGTGCTCGTCGACCTGGTGGCACTGGTTGGGCTTTCCCGGGCCGTAGATGACGATCGGGACGCCCAGCGACGTCAGATGGGGGGCGTCGGTGGTGAAACCCACCGCGTTGGTCTGGTCCACATCGACCACCGAGCAGAAGGCCTTGACGAATTCACAGTTCGGGTCGGTTTCCATGGCCCCGACGGAGCGCTGGACGGAGATCGCCGCCTGGAAGTGGGGGACCTCGGCCGTGAGCCTGGCGAGCAGGCGTTCGAGATCGTACCGAATTGCGTCGCAGTTCTGGCCGGGCAGGGTGCGGATATCGACGCCGATCGCGCAGCGGTCGGGGACGATGTTCATCGCCTCTCCGCCCCGGATGGTGTTGACGCTCACGGAGCACTTGCCCAAGTCCGGATGCGGCTCGAAGTCCACCTCGTAGCGTTCGAGTTCCTCCAGGACCCGCCGCATCGACTGGATCGCGTTGACCCCGCGCTGGGGCACGGAACTGTGAACGGCTCTGCCCTTGGTGGTAATCTCCAGCCAGAACAGGCCTCGATGGGCGGTGATGACCGCGAAATCCGTCGGCTCAGGTACGATCACACCGGCCGGTTTGCCCAACCAGGACAGGTCGGCCGCAAATCGCTCGATCCCCGCGCTGTCCGTCTCTTCCCCGGCGGTGGCCGCAAAGACGATGTCGCCCTGGAGTTCGACGCCGGAGGCGACGGTCTCACAGATCGCGGCGATGGCCGCAGCGGTGGGGCCCTTCATATCCACAGCGCCGCGTCCATAGATCTTTCCATCCGCCTCCCGGCCCTCGAAGGCAGGGTGGGTCCACGGGTCCTCGCCCGGTCCGACCACGTCGAGGTGGCAGACGAAGAGCAACCCCGGTCGCGTCCCCGCCGATTTGACGTGGGCGATGACGTTGGCCCGGTTTGCGTCCCACGAATCGGTCCGGCAATCCACCCCATGCCGCTTGAAGTAGTTGGCGATGACCTCCGCCGCCGCCCGTTCCCCGGCATCGAGAGTGGACCGGGCTCGAATCAGTTGTCTGAGCAAGTCGTTCATGGTAGCCGATTATACAGGTGGTGGGGGCCAAAGCAACCGGCCGTGTCGCGGCCCCCGGCGAAGGGGTGCAGACCGGCTCAACGCGTTGTCAGCGACGCCCCCGGAAAAATATCTCGGAAACGTACCATGTTTCTGTTGCCGCAAGCGGCTCTTCCACCCATAATACAGGATTAAAAGTTGTTGCGTCGGCTGCCGACTAGAGGAGCATCGATGGGACCTGTACTGAACGGGTTGGTAAAACTTCAGAGTGTAGAAAACCGCTTGCGTGCCGCCAAGGCGACGCTGACGCGATGTCGAAGAAGCGTCATCGTTCAGGAGAATCAGGTCCGCAGTCTCCAGAGCGCCCTGGAGGCCAAGAAGGAGGAGGCCCAGCTCACGAAGGTGCAGTGCGACCGCCTGGAGCTGGAGCTCAAATCGCGAGACGCCGAAATCAACAAGCTTCGCGCTTCCCTGAACAACGCCAAGACGAACAAGGAATACGCCGCCGTTCTGACCATGCTGAACACGACCAAGGCGGACAACTCGAAGATCGAAACGCAGATCCTGGAGCTGATGAAAGCCCTCGATGCCGACGAGGAGGAATCCGCCGGCATTCGCCAGCAGATCGAAGAGCAGAAACAGGTGCTGGAGGAGATTCGCAAAAGGGCCGACGGCTCGGCGGCCGAGTACGAGGCCGAGATTACCAGGATCCAGGCGGAGTGGGACGCTGTCGCCAAGGCCATTCCCGCGGCGGCGTTGACTGTCTTCAACCGGGTGGCCGACACCTATGACGGTGAGGCGGTCGTGAAGATCGAAGAGCAGGAAGGTCGCTCGGGCGCCTACAGTTGCGGCGGCTGCTTCATGGGGATCACCGCTGAGTCGGTCAATCTGCTGATGACGCGGGACGAACTGATTCGCTGCCCCAACTGCACGAGGATTCTGGTGCTCAGCGAGTCCGCCGACTGATCGGACGCCGCATCTGGATCGCTTCTCTTGGGGAGGAACGCCGTTGTCTGCCAAGCTGATTGTCCACACCGACGGCGGCAGCCGGGGCAATCCGGGCCCTGCCGCAGCCGGTTTCGTTCTCGACGACCCCGACGGACGCCGACTTGCCGGCCGGTCCTTCTTCCTCGGCAAGACGACGAACAACGTCGCCGAATACACCGCCTTGGTCAAGGCGCTGGAGGCCGCCATACAGCTTGGAGCCCGGCAGGTCACGGTTTTCAGCGACAGCGAGCTGCTCGTCAGGCAGATCGGCGGCCGGTACAAGGTCAAGAGCGACCTGATCCGGCCCCTCTTCGACGAGGTCCGGACCCTGATGGGCCGGTTCGAAGCCTGCAACGTCCTGCACGTCCGACGCGAGCGGAATCAGGACGCCGACCGGCTGGTGAACCTGGCGCTGGACGCCGAGCACGACATTGACGAGATGCCGGCCGGCCGGGCCGATGCGAAGATGCCCGACCCTTCGGCCAGGCCCCTGCGTCTGGGTTTTCTCATCAGCGGTGGCGGCCGCACCATGATCAACATCCTCGACGAGATCGGCCAGGGCCGAATCAACGCGGAAATCTCCGTCGCAATCAGTTCCCGCTCGACCGTGGCCGGGGTCGCCAGGGCGCGCGATGCCGGACTGCCGGTCGAGATCGTCCGCAAGAAGGACTACCCGGACATCGACACCTTCAGCCGCAGGATTGAAGAGGTGCTCGTCGCCGCCGAGGTGGACCTCGTCGTGCAGGGCGGCTGGCTCTGCCTCTGGAAGATACCCCAACGATATGAAAACCGCGTCCTGAACATCCATCCGGCCCTGCTGCCCAGCTTCGGCGGCCAGGGCATGTGGGGCCACCACGTCCACGAGGCGGTGATCGCGGCCGGCTGCAAGGTCAGCGGCTGCACCGTCCATTTCTGCACCAACGAATATGACAGCGGGCCCATCGTCGTGCAGCGGACCTGCCCGGTCGAGGACGACGACACGCCCGATACGCTGGCCGAGCGGGTCTTCGAGCAGGAGTGCATCGCTTATCCACAGGCCATCGCGCTGTTTGCCGAGGGCCGTTTGCAGATCGAAGGCCATCGCGTGAGAGTCAGAGCATAGCGACCGCCGGTGCGGGGACATGCCGTGACACAGTACAAACGATCGCTGCTGATCCAGTTTGTTGTCGTCCTGCTGGCGACGACAGCCGCCGTGGTCGGTTTGATGCACCTGAAGGACTACGTCAATCGCTCCGAGGCAATGCGGGCCATGACGCAACTCGGCGGCCGTATCCTGGACTATCGCTCCACACGCGGGGCGCTGCCCCCGCAATCGTTCATCGACGACGTCAAGGACCAGGTGGACGGCGCCGTGCGGATCGGCAACGTGCGCTACCGCGCGCTCTGGATCGGCCCGGGCGCCCCGGACGAGACAATCCTGGCCTACTCCGAGAAGCGACATCCCTCGTCGTTCCTCGACGACGGCTTCGTCGTCCTGCGTCTCGACGGCAGCGTCGAATGGCTGCCTTCCGCCCAGTTCCGCGCCCTGCTCGCCACCCAGCGCGCCGATTCCGAAGACCCGCTCGACAAGCCGTAAGGCGCGTCCCAGGCGGCTATCGTTTCACACGGGCGTTGCCTTCCCAGATGCTCCAGATCTGGTCCTCGTCGGCCGGCTGGGCGTAGTCGGTCAGCAGGGTGACGACCAGAGCGCCGGTGGCCCATCCGAACTGGGCCCACTTCTCGGGCTCCCAGCCGCGAAGGATCGCGTAGAGCATGCCGCCGACGAAGGCAGGGTCCCCCCCCACCGGACTTACGATTGCAGCCTTGATCGATACTCCGCACACGCCGCCTCAAGCGATGGGGGTGAAGGCTGCCTCAACCGCCCATGCTGGCACATGTCGTGAAGGCAGTCCACGTGTCGCTGACAATCGCGTTCTCGACTGAGGCGGGGATATGTGGTGTTCTCGTCGACGGTCTGTCCATCCAGATACCTGAACCACGTCTCAATGTTTCGCGCGGGCACAAAGATCCCCACCCGTTCGTCTTGTTGGCGTTGTCTATGCCCGGCGCCAATACCGCTGCTTTCTACCTGTCTTATTCGCTCGGCAAGCTCTCTGCCATCGGCATCAATGAGCACAACCAACGCCAACTCGACCCGGTGCCTCTGCCGTCGGTACTCGACCAGCTCTTTGGCGAAACGTTCGCGTACGAACTGCTCGCCGGACCCGCGTCCCTTTGGGCTGATCTCAATCCGTTGCACCCTAAAGCGTTTGCCCGCACATTTCAGAAATCTGCGGGCGAACACCTCGTGCTGGCGGTCCTCGCACAAGACAACCACTTGAACGTTCCGGCTCATGGCTCCCAACCCCTTGCAATGACCTCGGACAGTTTCAGTCCGCCCTCCACCGTTGTCTGGCCGGACAGACGCACGGTTGTTGCACCTGAGCCCTCCTGTTTCAAAACAAGTCCGTGGTCGGCACCGAGGTAGTCAATCAGCTCAGGATGATGAGAACACAGTATAGCCTGAGGCACCTGCTCGCCACACGCATCCGCCAATTCAACCAGCCAGGGCTGGATTTCCGCCAGCGCAATGTAGTTGTCCGGCTCATCCAGGAGCAACGTGTACCCCTGCCCTGGCGCAAGTCGAACCAGTGAATACAGGGCGATCAGGGCCCGTTGACCATCGGAAACCTCATCCAGTCGCAACTCGTACTTTTCACCAAACTGATCGAACATGACCATCAGGGCCCTTGTGTCCAATCCGACGCGTTCCATGCGAATGCCACGAAAACCGGGCAGCACCTCCTGAAGTGCCCTGGTGAACTCCGGCACGAGTTCCTGTCGTTCCAGCAGTACGTGCCGGTACCACGCCGCAA
The sequence above is a segment of the Anaerobaca lacustris genome. Coding sequences within it:
- a CDS encoding PLP-dependent aminotransferase family protein, which codes for MMTSPYAPRMGTIPKSFVREILKVTQDPNVISFAGGLPNPRFFPVQGIAEAAADVLTRADGSALQYGTTEGYAPLREYVAQRYRKTDGLDVSPDEILITNGSQQALDLVGKVFIDRQDAVAIERPGYLGAIQAFSVYQPQFHPVPLLDDGVDIDRLADVLKTQRVRFFHTVINFQNPSGISYSVEKRRALAEIVKQHGTFLIEDDPYRELRFEGTARPSMRHELGDKAVLLGSFSKIVAPGLRLGWVCASRETMAALVVAKQASDLHSNSFCQRMLHQFLLTHDIDEHIALIRAAYKRQKDIMLAALEAHFPPEVTFTRPEGGMFIWATLPQRLTAIELLERAAQEKVVFVPGTPFFVDGGGTHNMRLNFSNADEGRIEEGIARLGRIIKEMLA
- a CDS encoding GNAT family N-acetyltransferase, with product MTIRPACVEDIPMVTSLLRRACVTVAQRFGLTEENCPKSPAFYTEDRVKADLERGVQYYFLEEGAEVCGCVALEKARPEIGYLERLAVLPEHRSKGFGSALVRHVLARAESMGLERVGIGIIAEDEPLKEWYRRFGFVLTGTRQFDHLPFVVAFMGKELREPSEKETLNPVVSDREEP
- a CDS encoding GNAT family N-acetyltransferase, which gives rise to MEIAVETMNDSSWPEVVLILREGIATGNATFEDTVPTWEQFDQTHLPNCRLVARSGDVVVGWIALGTVSRRRVYEGVAEVSVYVKASARGRGVGRTLLDAAIGDSERAGIWMLQAGIFPENTASLALHRQCGFRTVGIRERIGRMNGLWRDVVLLERRSRVTGV
- a CDS encoding 4Fe-4S binding protein → MRHGDLAVLAAECCRLGFASIDRYGTEEREALRAFLPDVQTVIVVAHHVTHSLEWVWFASPAEPLGETCSADLHARLTAERICHRLDIEGHAGVLLPYPGACGVMFKTLATRTGLGQLGDSFLFINADWGPWIHLRVVLTDAHVEFEPPVVREVCNHCGRCVRACPSGAIMKDDFDGLRCRDGMRTARASLGNVPYVFECERCLRTCPIGEQPREVLVAYREPMV
- a CDS encoding class I SAM-dependent methyltransferase; its protein translation is MIGVREMDIEFCRRDAEDREAGRRPAWLYNEMKPCGVNYNSPTLARSYDATHGRFRDYRQEAEEIVARLQLDDSATVIDMGCGTGAFALHAASHCARVYAVDASKAMLRRARRKARKAGIDNIEFHHGGFLTYDHGAEPVDAISSVAVLHHLPDFWKQVGLRRLASILKPGGRLFLFDVVFSFGVAEYERHIDRFIGETREQMGPGGRNESETHIREEYSTWDWIIEGLLERAGFRVETADYRNGFLAAYLCTSKGR
- a CDS encoding M20 family metallopeptidase → MNDLLRQLIRARSTLDAGERAAAEVIANYFKRHGVDCRTDSWDANRANVIAHVKSAGTRPGLLFVCHLDVVGPGEDPWTHPAFEGREADGKIYGRGAVDMKGPTAAAIAAICETVASGVELQGDIVFAATAGEETDSAGIERFAADLSWLGKPAGVIVPEPTDFAVITAHRGLFWLEITTKGRAVHSSVPQRGVNAIQSMRRVLEELERYEVDFEPHPDLGKCSVSVNTIRGGEAMNIVPDRCAIGVDIRTLPGQNCDAIRYDLERLLARLTAEVPHFQAAISVQRSVGAMETDPNCEFVKAFCSVVDVDQTNAVGFTTDAPHLTSLGVPIVIYGPGKPNQCHQVDEHIAVVDLERGRAYFQDVLLRFLT
- a CDS encoding zinc ribbon domain-containing protein, producing MGPVLNGLVKLQSVENRLRAAKATLTRCRRSVIVQENQVRSLQSALEAKKEEAQLTKVQCDRLELELKSRDAEINKLRASLNNAKTNKEYAAVLTMLNTTKADNSKIETQILELMKALDADEEESAGIRQQIEEQKQVLEEIRKRADGSAAEYEAEITRIQAEWDAVAKAIPAAALTVFNRVADTYDGEAVVKIEEQEGRSGAYSCGGCFMGITAESVNLLMTRDELIRCPNCTRILVLSESAD
- the purN gene encoding phosphoribosylglycinamide formyltransferase, whose amino-acid sequence is MSAKLIVHTDGGSRGNPGPAAAGFVLDDPDGRRLAGRSFFLGKTTNNVAEYTALVKALEAAIQLGARQVTVFSDSELLVRQIGGRYKVKSDLIRPLFDEVRTLMGRFEACNVLHVRRERNQDADRLVNLALDAEHDIDEMPAGRADAKMPDPSARPLRLGFLISGGGRTMINILDEIGQGRINAEISVAISSRSTVAGVARARDAGLPVEIVRKKDYPDIDTFSRRIEEVLVAAEVDLVVQGGWLCLWKIPQRYENRVLNIHPALLPSFGGQGMWGHHVHEAVIAAGCKVSGCTVHFCTNEYDSGPIVVQRTCPVEDDDTPDTLAERVFEQECIAYPQAIALFAEGRLQIEGHRVRVRA
- a CDS encoding PfkB family carbohydrate kinase: MCGVSIKAAIVSPVGGDPAFVGGMLYAILRGWEPEKWAQFGWATGALVVTLLTDYAQPADEDQIWSIWEGNARVKR